A genome region from Corynebacterium uberis includes the following:
- a CDS encoding FtsX-like permease family protein yields the protein MRTDLALAGQLAAASVRARTGSGTLGVIAVAAFTVVGWLTMTVAGGTWMFVHRWTDKPSYLSPIMLDPQFSDMQLGMYVWLALWGCALLIPAIFSLTSATAVLGASGREERLAVLRLVGASRARVIGIALAETLAQAGVGVALGTALSVITAPAWAGLSFQDTPVRPHEFLLPWWGYLAVPLVLLLIVAAATVRGLARVSITPLGVARRTPPKAMRAWRVVVLVLMLVAAVVLVPMTGQMSNYKGVGVAALILLLVVQAINLAVPYLLQFCARLAAHLPGTAWATAMRRVSTDPRPAWRRVSVLSVVGIVVGFLGSVPFEQLRHDSRAEDIPLLNDLVTGGLLVVIGTFLVAGVATFLTQASGVFESQRLNESLHRIGAPRAFMDWVSLWETLGPLLLSVLAGTGVGLLFGRAIYAEYSASGGVSTSGVPMMCAQIGLGCAIVLAGVGGAALLRRSTVAHRRGRVMRP from the coding sequence ATGCGCACCGATCTTGCTCTTGCCGGCCAGCTCGCCGCCGCCTCCGTGCGGGCGCGCACCGGCTCCGGAACGCTCGGGGTCATCGCGGTGGCCGCCTTTACCGTCGTGGGCTGGCTAACCATGACGGTTGCCGGTGGGACGTGGATGTTTGTCCACCGCTGGACGGACAAACCCAGTTACCTGTCTCCGATCATGCTGGACCCGCAGTTCAGCGACATGCAATTGGGCATGTATGTGTGGTTGGCTCTGTGGGGCTGCGCGCTGCTCATCCCAGCGATCTTCAGCCTCACCTCCGCTACGGCCGTGCTGGGTGCCTCCGGGCGTGAGGAACGCCTGGCGGTGCTGCGCCTGGTGGGTGCCTCGCGCGCCCGGGTCATTGGCATCGCGCTGGCAGAAACGCTGGCCCAGGCCGGCGTGGGCGTGGCGCTGGGAACGGCACTGTCCGTGATCACCGCTCCGGCGTGGGCCGGGCTGAGCTTCCAGGACACCCCGGTGCGCCCGCACGAGTTCCTGCTGCCCTGGTGGGGGTATCTGGCCGTGCCCCTGGTGTTGCTCCTCATCGTGGCGGCGGCCACCGTCCGGGGCCTGGCGCGCGTGTCCATCACCCCGCTGGGCGTGGCGCGGCGCACCCCGCCGAAGGCGATGCGCGCCTGGCGGGTGGTGGTGCTGGTGCTCATGCTGGTCGCAGCGGTGGTACTCGTGCCCATGACAGGCCAGATGTCCAACTACAAGGGAGTGGGGGTTGCGGCGCTGATCCTGCTGCTGGTGGTCCAAGCCATCAACCTGGCGGTGCCCTACCTGCTGCAGTTCTGCGCGCGCCTGGCGGCCCACCTTCCGGGCACGGCGTGGGCGACGGCGATGCGCCGGGTGAGCACTGACCCGCGCCCGGCCTGGCGGCGCGTCTCCGTGCTGTCCGTGGTGGGCATCGTCGTGGGGTTCTTAGGCTCGGTGCCGTTTGAACAATTGCGTCACGATTCCCGCGCCGAGGACATCCCGCTGCTCAATGACCTGGTCACCGGCGGGCTGCTGGTGGTTATTGGCACGTTCTTGGTCGCCGGGGTGGCTACATTTCTTACCCAGGCCTCAGGCGTGTTTGAGTCGCAGCGGTTGAATGAGTCGCTGCACCGCATCGGTGCCCCGCGGGCGTTTATGGACTGGGTCTCCCTGTGGGAAACCTTAGGCCCGCTGCTGCTGTCCGTGCTCGCCGGCACGGGTGTGGGGCTGCTGTTTGGCCGGGCGATCTATGCAGAGTATTCCGCCTCCGGCGGGGTGAGTACCTCCGGGGTGCCCATGATGTGCGCGCAGATCGGGCTGGGGTGTGCCATCGTGCTCGCCGGGGTAGGTGGCGCTGCGCTACTGCGCAGGTCTACGGTTGCACACCGGCGCGGTCGGGTGATGCGCCCCTAG
- the mgrA gene encoding L-glyceraldehyde 3-phosphate reductase codes for MATHTLPYYPAQDRYENATFRRVGHSGLQLPPLSLGLWHNFGDDKPLETQREIIRGAFDRGITHFDLANNYGPPNGSAEKNFGRILREDLSAHRDELIISSKAGWYMHEGPYGFGGSRKYLVSSLDRSLASLGVDYVDIFYHHRPDPDTPLEETMYALRDIVASGKALYVGISSYGPELTAQAAEFMADEGCPLLIHQPSYSILNRWVEEEGEDGQSLLEAAAEAGLGVIAFSPLAQGLLTDKYLDGVPADSRAAAHKSLSEDMLSEANLAMVRRLSEIAANRGQTLAQMALAWVLREQGDYGELTVTSTVTGASSIAQLDSNLKALDNLHFDAEELALIDAAASDAGINIWAAATDSKRRES; via the coding sequence ATGGCTACTCATACTCTTCCGTACTACCCGGCGCAGGATCGCTATGAGAATGCGACCTTCCGCCGGGTTGGTCATTCCGGCCTCCAGCTTCCGCCGCTGTCGCTGGGGCTGTGGCACAACTTTGGCGATGATAAGCCGCTGGAGACCCAGCGCGAGATCATCCGCGGCGCCTTCGACCGCGGGATCACCCACTTTGACCTGGCCAACAACTATGGGCCGCCCAACGGCTCGGCGGAGAAGAACTTCGGGCGCATCCTGCGCGAGGACCTGTCCGCCCACCGCGATGAGCTGATCATCTCCTCCAAGGCCGGCTGGTACATGCACGAGGGCCCCTACGGGTTTGGCGGGTCGCGCAAGTACCTGGTCAGTTCGCTGGATCGCTCCCTGGCATCCCTGGGGGTTGACTATGTGGACATTTTCTATCACCACCGCCCGGATCCGGATACGCCGCTGGAGGAGACGATGTACGCCCTGCGGGACATCGTGGCCTCCGGAAAGGCGCTTTACGTGGGGATTTCTTCCTACGGTCCGGAGCTGACCGCGCAGGCCGCCGAGTTCATGGCAGACGAGGGCTGCCCGCTGCTCATCCACCAGCCGAGCTATTCCATTTTGAACCGCTGGGTGGAAGAAGAAGGCGAGGATGGCCAGTCCCTGCTGGAGGCCGCCGCGGAGGCCGGGCTGGGGGTCATCGCGTTTTCCCCCTTGGCCCAGGGCCTGCTCACGGATAAATACCTCGACGGCGTGCCGGCGGATTCGCGCGCCGCGGCCCACAAGTCGCTCTCGGAGGACATGCTCAGCGAGGCGAACCTGGCGATGGTGCGCCGCCTGAGCGAGATTGCCGCCAACCGCGGCCAGACGCTCGCCCAGATGGCGCTGGCCTGGGTGCTGCGCGAGCAGGGCGACTACGGCGAGCTGACCGTCACCTCCACCGTGACCGGCGCCTCCTCGATCGCCCAGCTGGACTCCAACCTCAAGGCCCTGGACAACCTGCACTTCGACGCCGAGGAGTTGGCGCTTATCGACGCCGCCGCCTCCGACGCAGGCATCAACATCTGGGCCGCAGCCACGGACTCCAAGCGCCGCGAAAGCTAG
- a CDS encoding LysE/ArgO family amino acid transporter has translation MSIVVAGFLLGISLIVAMGPQNILLIKQGIRREAVTAVVLVCLISDIFLYIGGVLGVGALTDTLPQALTVLRWVGVAYLSWFAYTSFRDALRPPRDNVTVISDEAPRIDAPSPTDSWPESSTGGTDSTGGTALKTRTRRRLHMPTPQRAWVKPAITAVILTWLNPGAYLDSLVMIGGIANQYGDAGRWAFVAGTYMASIVWFCGVGYGAGLLHRPLSSPRVWRVLNVVFGVILVSLAAKLILL, from the coding sequence ATGTCAATCGTCGTCGCTGGTTTCCTGCTGGGTATCTCCCTCATCGTGGCCATGGGCCCGCAGAACATCCTGCTGATCAAGCAGGGTATCCGCCGCGAGGCCGTCACCGCCGTGGTCCTCGTGTGCCTGATCTCTGACATCTTCCTCTACATCGGCGGTGTGTTAGGCGTGGGCGCCCTGACCGACACCCTGCCCCAGGCGCTGACTGTCCTGCGCTGGGTCGGCGTTGCCTACCTGTCCTGGTTTGCCTACACGTCCTTCCGCGATGCGTTGCGCCCGCCGCGCGACAACGTCACCGTCATCAGCGACGAGGCCCCGCGTATCGACGCCCCCTCTCCCACCGACTCCTGGCCCGAGTCCAGCACCGGCGGCACCGACAGCACCGGCGGCACGGCGCTGAAGACGCGCACCCGGCGCCGCCTGCACATGCCCACCCCACAGCGCGCCTGGGTCAAGCCGGCCATCACGGCCGTGATCCTCACCTGGCTCAACCCGGGCGCCTACCTGGACTCCCTGGTGATGATCGGCGGCATTGCCAACCAGTACGGCGACGCCGGTCGCTGGGCCTTCGTCGCCGGCACCTACATGGCCAGCATCGTGTGGTTCTGCGGCGTGGGCTACGGGGCCGGACTGCTGCACCGACCCCTGTCCAGCCCGCGCGTGTGGCGGGTGCTCAACGTGGTCTTCGGGGTGATCCTGGTCAGCCTCGCCGCCAAGCTGATCCTGCTCTAG
- a CDS encoding ArgP/LysG family DNA-binding transcriptional regulator, producing the protein MNPVHLHTLLTILDEGSFEGAAAILGISPSAVSQRVKALEKDVGRVVLRRTNPVTVTHAGEILAQAARKMELVQAETNARLRSRVERVPLAIAVNADSLSTWFLPVLAKVAQWGNAALQLRREDEAHTLALLRRGDVLGAVTREEAPVSGCDVVELGDMHYVAVATPQLRSTYSTAEGIDWAHMPALGFGPRDGLKNMDLEGRLAPDVPRRRRMNYIPSTEAFVEAARVGLGWALLPDFQAEPLLRARDVVLLDDRVLQVRLYWQRWRLESPLLEDLTAAVVDAAAVLR; encoded by the coding sequence GTGAACCCGGTGCATCTGCATACCCTGCTGACCATCCTCGACGAAGGCAGCTTCGAAGGCGCCGCCGCGATCTTGGGCATCAGCCCCTCGGCGGTCTCCCAGCGCGTCAAAGCCCTAGAAAAAGACGTCGGCCGCGTGGTGCTGCGGCGCACTAACCCGGTCACCGTCACCCACGCGGGGGAGATCCTTGCCCAAGCCGCGCGCAAGATGGAGCTGGTGCAGGCGGAAACCAACGCGCGGCTGCGCAGCAGGGTCGAACGCGTCCCGCTGGCCATCGCCGTCAACGCGGACTCTCTGTCCACCTGGTTCCTGCCCGTGCTGGCCAAGGTTGCCCAGTGGGGCAACGCCGCGCTGCAACTGCGCCGCGAAGACGAGGCCCACACCCTGGCGCTGCTGCGCCGCGGCGACGTCCTCGGTGCCGTCACCCGCGAGGAAGCACCCGTGTCCGGTTGCGACGTCGTGGAGCTCGGCGACATGCACTACGTCGCGGTAGCCACCCCCCAGCTGCGCAGCACCTACTCCACCGCCGAGGGCATCGACTGGGCCCACATGCCCGCCCTGGGCTTCGGGCCCCGCGACGGGCTGAAAAACATGGACCTGGAAGGCCGGCTAGCCCCGGACGTGCCCCGGCGGCGCCGCATGAACTACATCCCGTCAACAGAAGCCTTCGTGGAGGCCGCCCGGGTGGGGCTCGGCTGGGCGCTGCTCCCGGACTTCCAGGCCGAGCCGCTGCTGCGCGCCCGCGACGTCGTCCTGCTGGACGATCGCGTCCTCCAAGTCCGGCTCTATTGGCAGCGGTGGCGACTGGAATCGCCCCTGCTGGAGGATCTCACCGCCGCGGTCGTTGACGCCGCTGCCGTCCTGCGTTAG
- a CDS encoding glutathione S-transferase C-terminal domain-containing protein — protein MSTQDSDTTATTGPAHNASPDGEFVRDTAYIADRFDASLPAGSAPVSNPDDDTLRWPVEAGRYRVIAARACPWAHRVVITRRLLGLENALSLGLAGPTHDVRSWRFDLDPDGVDPVLKIPRLQDAYFARFPDYPRGITVPAIVEIASGKVVTNDFPTIPVDFLEQWTDFQRDGAPDLYPAELRAEMDKLTRRVYTEVNNGVYRCGFAGSQQAYEEAYQRLWTALDWLEERLSTQRYLMGDHITFADIFLYTTLVRFDPVYYAHFKCSRNKITEMPALWGYLRDLYQTPGFGDTTDFTEIKQHYYIVHEEVNPTGIVPVGPDMTGLLSEHGRERLGGSPFAPGASAPGPVAPGEQVRNPLQPA, from the coding sequence ATGAGTACACAAGATTCTGACACCACAGCAACCACTGGCCCCGCGCACAACGCCTCCCCAGACGGAGAGTTCGTCCGCGACACCGCCTACATCGCCGACCGCTTCGATGCTTCCCTGCCCGCCGGGTCCGCACCCGTTTCCAACCCGGACGATGACACCTTGCGCTGGCCGGTCGAGGCCGGGCGCTACCGGGTCATCGCCGCGCGGGCGTGCCCCTGGGCCCACCGGGTCGTCATCACCCGCCGCCTCCTCGGCCTGGAAAACGCCCTGTCCCTCGGCTTGGCCGGACCCACCCATGACGTGCGGTCCTGGCGCTTCGACCTGGACCCCGACGGCGTGGACCCAGTGTTGAAGATCCCCCGCCTCCAGGACGCGTACTTTGCTCGCTTCCCGGACTACCCGCGCGGCATCACCGTGCCCGCCATCGTGGAGATCGCCTCCGGCAAGGTAGTGACCAATGACTTCCCCACCATCCCGGTGGACTTCCTGGAACAGTGGACCGACTTCCAGCGCGACGGCGCCCCGGACCTCTACCCCGCCGAGCTGCGCGCGGAGATGGACAAGCTGACCCGGCGCGTCTACACGGAGGTCAACAACGGGGTCTACCGCTGCGGCTTCGCCGGTTCCCAGCAGGCCTACGAGGAGGCTTACCAGCGCCTCTGGACGGCGCTGGACTGGCTGGAGGAGCGCCTGAGCACGCAGCGCTACCTCATGGGCGACCACATCACCTTCGCTGACATCTTCCTTTACACCACGCTCGTGCGCTTCGATCCGGTCTACTACGCGCACTTCAAGTGCTCGCGCAACAAGATCACGGAGATGCCGGCGCTGTGGGGATACCTGCGCGACCTATACCAAACGCCGGGGTTTGGAGACACCACGGACTTCACGGAGATCAAGCAGCACTATTACATCGTCCATGAAGAGGTCAACCCCACCGGAATCGTGCCGGTGGGCCCGGACATGACCGGGCTGCTCAGTGAGCACGGGCGGGAGCGACTGGGCGGCAGCCCCTTCGCCCCGGGGGCGAGCGCGCCGGGGCCGGTGGCTCCGGGCGAGCAGGTGCGCAACCCGCTCCAGCCTGCCTAG
- a CDS encoding DoxX family protein, giving the protein MNDSHRIDRPDRAVAGADDLDVPTYSAATDSIYRRAGRAAPRAIVPGQAATAAEASATFAAADLPKEPDTPTSAGQAAVQDPAPTYLPEDHSAPLASDAPTRAWEAPTDFTTDFAADVTTDVTAAGTTAAPAAAEPLTESEPAPVAAAEPAGRGTTDLGLLIVRLVAGLWLVIHSLAVFFQLGHTPGIVQMEQDFAAASYSYPAALAIAVPSAQLAAGVFLVLGLITPLFAAVATVVTGWGAVHAIAAAGVGLNVFDYTEAVWLPIVLFGASVALQFTGPGLYSFDFSRSWARRPLASAWVFVVLGIAGFVAAWVFGAGVNPLH; this is encoded by the coding sequence ATGAACGATAGCCACCGAATCGACCGCCCTGACCGCGCCGTTGCTGGGGCCGATGACCTCGACGTGCCCACCTATAGCGCTGCCACGGACAGCATCTACCGCCGCGCCGGGCGCGCCGCCCCCCGCGCCATCGTGCCCGGCCAGGCCGCCACGGCTGCTGAAGCTTCCGCCACATTCGCGGCTGCAGACCTACCCAAGGAACCGGACACCCCCACCAGCGCCGGCCAGGCAGCGGTGCAGGATCCGGCGCCAACCTACCTACCGGAGGATCATTCCGCGCCCCTGGCCTCTGATGCGCCCACCCGCGCCTGGGAGGCGCCCACAGATTTCACCACGGACTTCGCCGCAGATGTGACCACAGACGTCACCGCAGCCGGCACCACAGCCGCGCCGGCAGCTGCGGAACCCCTGACAGAAAGCGAGCCTGCACCCGTGGCGGCGGCCGAGCCGGCTGGCCGGGGAACGACGGACCTGGGCCTGCTCATCGTGCGCCTCGTCGCCGGGCTGTGGCTGGTCATCCACTCCCTGGCCGTGTTTTTCCAACTGGGTCACACCCCGGGCATTGTCCAGATGGAGCAGGATTTCGCCGCCGCGTCTTACTCTTACCCTGCGGCGCTGGCCATCGCCGTTCCCTCCGCGCAGCTGGCCGCGGGAGTGTTTTTGGTCCTGGGTCTGATCACGCCGCTGTTTGCCGCCGTGGCCACGGTGGTTACGGGGTGGGGAGCCGTCCACGCCATCGCCGCTGCCGGGGTGGGGCTCAACGTTTTCGACTACACGGAGGCCGTGTGGCTGCCGATCGTGCTCTTCGGGGCCTCGGTTGCTCTCCAGTTCACGGGCCCGGGCCTGTATTCCTTCGACTTCTCACGCAGTTGGGCGCGCCGCCCGCTGGCTAGCGCCTGGGTTTTCGTGGTCCTGGGCATCGCCGGATTCGTCGCCGCCTGGGTCTTCGGCGCCGGCGTTAACCCGCTGCATTAG
- a CDS encoding glycosyltransferase family 87 protein, whose product MITLVGLAIGVSTTVAHIAATDLPVDMAIYREGVWAFFDGREVYGQRMRAGDAELPFIYPPFGALALAPFSWKALTHDDAGNAMILLSDALLLLCIFLVLRQVITAQEWLAPLTTISWAAALHFRPVVINDNFAQINVVIMTLVVLDLIPRRRRLPQGWLIGLAAAIKVTPLAMLLFFVVGPGPWRQRLRPVVTAIVTAVVATAASASVRWDMTKEYFGSTLLGMGSGSELAVDDTYTSNSSLKAMIMRSMPTRGDLETHQLLVSVLWLVCSLLVIALGAWIMYRLRHTQRDTQAWLVGAVVMLLISPVSWSHHWVWLALLLPVAWWHACQHPQRTFLVVCTVLWTTMVLTSPPKWWFGDGIDFDSLDYWQRFLVSDFVWVALATLIGLAWQLRLMQRVNAGAEDPGGDESGDAQDHENPGASQRAARPTA is encoded by the coding sequence TTGATCACCCTGGTCGGTTTGGCCATCGGGGTCTCTACCACTGTGGCGCATATCGCGGCCACGGATCTGCCGGTTGACATGGCCATTTATCGGGAGGGCGTGTGGGCATTCTTCGATGGCCGGGAGGTCTATGGGCAGCGCATGCGCGCCGGGGATGCGGAGCTGCCCTTCATTTATCCGCCCTTCGGGGCCCTCGCCCTGGCGCCCTTCTCCTGGAAGGCACTGACCCACGACGACGCCGGCAACGCCATGATCCTGCTTTCCGACGCCCTCCTCCTCCTGTGCATCTTCCTAGTCCTGCGCCAAGTCATCACCGCTCAAGAATGGCTCGCGCCGCTGACCACCATCAGCTGGGCGGCGGCCTTGCACTTCCGGCCAGTGGTGATCAATGACAACTTCGCCCAGATCAACGTGGTCATCATGACCCTGGTGGTCCTGGACCTTATCCCCCGCCGCAGGCGGCTGCCGCAGGGCTGGCTCATTGGTCTTGCCGCCGCCATCAAGGTCACGCCGCTGGCCATGCTCCTGTTTTTTGTTGTCGGCCCCGGCCCCTGGCGCCAGCGTCTGCGCCCCGTGGTCACGGCGATCGTCACGGCGGTGGTGGCCACCGCGGCGTCGGCAAGCGTGCGCTGGGACATGACCAAGGAGTACTTCGGGTCCACGCTGCTGGGGATGGGCTCCGGGTCCGAGCTTGCTGTCGATGACACCTATACCTCCAACAGCTCGCTGAAGGCCATGATCATGCGCTCCATGCCCACGCGGGGCGACCTGGAGACCCATCAGCTGCTGGTTTCAGTGCTCTGGCTGGTGTGCTCCCTGCTGGTCATCGCCCTCGGGGCGTGGATTATGTACCGGCTGCGCCACACCCAGCGGGACACGCAGGCCTGGCTCGTCGGCGCGGTGGTCATGCTGCTGATCTCGCCGGTGTCATGGTCGCATCACTGGGTGTGGCTCGCGCTGCTGCTACCCGTGGCCTGGTGGCATGCCTGCCAGCACCCGCAGCGCACGTTCCTGGTGGTATGCACCGTGCTGTGGACCACCATGGTGCTCACCAGCCCCCCGAAGTGGTGGTTCGGCGACGGCATTGACTTCGACTCGCTGGACTACTGGCAGCGCTTCCTCGTCTCAGACTTCGTCTGGGTGGCGCTTGCCACCCTCATCGGCCTGGCCTGGCAGCTGCGACTAATGCAGCGGGTTAACGCCGGCGCCGAAGACCCAGGCGGCGACGAATCCGGCGATGCCCAGGACCACGAAAACCCAGGCGCTAGCCAGCGGGCGGCGCGCCCAACTGCGTGA
- a CDS encoding ABC transporter ATP-binding protein — protein sequence MSTQGAAAAASVTVSGLRAGYGSRIILDGVDLQVPGAQVTTIIGPNGCGKSTLLSAMNRTLPSTGAIRVGDTDVTAISRRALARMVGSLPQSPVCPEGIVVADLVERGRHPHQSWIRQWSRDHAAEVSRALEMTGITGLAQRRVDELSGGQRQRVWISMVLAQDTPVLLLDEPTTFLDLSQAISVLRLVRRLQEQQGRTVVMVLHDLNLAIRYSHNLVIMKDGRIVTTGRPEDVITQEMLADVFDLDAVIASDPVSAGPLVVPR from the coding sequence ATGAGCACTCAGGGCGCAGCCGCGGCCGCTTCAGTGACGGTCTCCGGGCTCCGGGCCGGCTATGGCTCCCGCATCATCCTCGACGGAGTTGATCTTCAGGTGCCGGGGGCGCAGGTGACCACGATCATCGGCCCGAATGGGTGCGGTAAGTCGACGTTGCTGTCCGCTATGAACCGCACCCTGCCGAGCACGGGTGCCATCCGGGTGGGCGACACGGACGTGACGGCGATCTCGCGGCGCGCGCTTGCTCGGATGGTGGGGTCCCTGCCGCAGTCGCCGGTGTGCCCGGAGGGCATTGTGGTTGCAGATCTGGTGGAGCGCGGCCGCCACCCGCACCAGTCCTGGATCCGCCAGTGGTCGCGGGACCACGCCGCCGAGGTGTCCCGGGCGTTGGAGATGACCGGGATTACCGGACTCGCCCAGCGCCGGGTTGATGAGCTCTCCGGCGGGCAGCGCCAGCGCGTCTGGATCTCCATGGTCCTAGCCCAAGACACCCCGGTGTTGCTCCTCGATGAGCCCACCACCTTCTTGGACCTCTCCCAGGCGATCTCCGTGCTGCGCCTCGTCCGCCGCCTCCAGGAGCAGCAGGGGCGCACCGTGGTCATGGTTCTCCACGATCTCAACCTGGCGATTCGTTACTCGCACAACCTGGTGATCATGAAGGACGGCCGGATCGTAACCACGGGCCGCCCCGAGGACGTGATCACCCAAGAGATGCTGGCGGACGTCTTTGACTTGGACGCCGTGATCGCCAGCGATCCGGTTTCCGCGGGGCCCCTCGTGGTTCCGCGCTGA
- a CDS encoding FecCD family ABC transporter permease, giving the protein MSMMSRRARGHWATVSLLLIAAAAGLAGLCLGDYPISLQGVVDVALGHGSRLDTTVVLGTRAPRTCGALLVGACLGLAGALTQTLARNPLASPDVLGITHGASAAAVTVIVVGPLLGLNAGSSAVATAALVGAGVVMAVVWLLSWRRGIDPLRLVLMGVAMSALLNGWTLYLISAADLNRAAEAKVWVSGSLSAMTWQVMGAAAGALLVVAALGRWLAFELRALHLGSRVAAGLGAPVALVQACVLGSAVALSAGAVAAAGPVGFVAFVAPHITARVAASPVASLPGAAAAGAALLTAADLVARLALSWEVPVGLVTSAIGAPVLIYLVIKQARKES; this is encoded by the coding sequence ATGAGCATGATGTCCCGACGCGCCCGCGGTCACTGGGCCACCGTATCCCTCCTGCTCATCGCCGCCGCGGCGGGGCTGGCGGGGCTGTGCTTGGGCGACTACCCCATCAGCCTCCAGGGCGTGGTGGACGTGGCGCTGGGCCACGGCAGCCGCCTGGATACCACCGTGGTGCTGGGGACCCGGGCCCCGCGCACCTGTGGTGCGCTGCTCGTCGGAGCGTGCCTGGGGCTCGCCGGCGCGCTGACCCAGACGCTGGCGCGCAACCCGCTGGCCAGCCCGGACGTGCTGGGCATTACCCACGGCGCCTCGGCCGCGGCGGTGACCGTCATCGTGGTGGGCCCGCTGCTCGGGTTGAACGCCGGGTCCTCCGCTGTGGCCACCGCGGCGTTGGTGGGCGCAGGGGTGGTCATGGCGGTGGTGTGGCTGTTGTCGTGGCGCCGGGGTATCGATCCGCTGCGCCTTGTCCTCATGGGTGTGGCCATGTCCGCGCTGCTCAATGGGTGGACGCTGTACCTGATTTCTGCCGCGGACCTCAACCGGGCGGCGGAGGCGAAGGTGTGGGTGTCTGGATCCCTGTCCGCAATGACCTGGCAGGTCATGGGCGCCGCGGCAGGGGCACTGCTGGTGGTGGCTGCGTTGGGGCGCTGGCTGGCGTTTGAGCTTCGGGCTTTGCACCTGGGGTCCCGCGTTGCCGCCGGCTTAGGCGCCCCAGTCGCGCTGGTTCAGGCCTGCGTCCTGGGTAGCGCGGTGGCGCTGTCGGCCGGCGCGGTTGCCGCGGCGGGTCCGGTGGGCTTTGTCGCCTTTGTCGCCCCGCACATTACCGCCCGGGTGGCGGCCAGCCCGGTGGCGTCCCTGCCCGGGGCGGCAGCGGCGGGCGCGGCACTGCTCACGGCCGCTGATCTGGTGGCACGTTTGGCGCTGAGCTGGGAGGTTCCGGTGGGTCTGGTGACCTCGGCCATCGGCGCCCCGGTGTTGATCTACTTGGTTATCAAGCAGGCAAGGAAGGAATCATGA
- a CDS encoding FecCD family ABC transporter permease, which produces MNNPRPLGYLAGILLVALALIAVASLCLGSRSMSPAQLIDAAGPALRAIRSGSTGGSDGEIIAHLRLPRTLTALSVGAALGVAGVIIQTVTHNPLSDPGILGISAGAALAIVTATTVAGPLSATVTALLALVGAGGACALVFGITALGRSINPLTLILAGAALTALLSSLSAGLVLRDAFALDKLRFWTIGSVAGADMRTAVLTAIVLTIAVAGACALSPTLNLLALGDAVASGLGTSVGAARLGALGLVAVLAGVSTAAAGPIAFLALVVPHLLRPLCGSDHRALVPLSAVGGACLLTSADIVGRLVIPHGEVEVGVVLALVGAPLFMWVVRRRVVSPA; this is translated from the coding sequence ATGAACAATCCCCGTCCCCTCGGGTATCTTGCGGGCATCCTGCTGGTGGCCCTGGCGCTGATCGCCGTGGCCAGCCTGTGCCTGGGCTCGCGCAGCATGTCTCCTGCACAGCTTATCGACGCCGCCGGCCCCGCCCTGCGCGCCATCCGCAGCGGGTCCACCGGGGGTTCCGATGGGGAGATCATCGCGCACCTGCGCCTGCCCCGGACGCTGACGGCGCTCAGCGTCGGCGCGGCTTTGGGGGTTGCCGGGGTGATTATCCAGACCGTGACCCACAATCCCTTGAGCGATCCGGGCATCCTGGGTATCTCCGCCGGGGCGGCGCTGGCGATCGTCACCGCCACCACCGTGGCCGGTCCCCTGTCCGCCACCGTGACGGCGCTGCTGGCCTTAGTCGGAGCGGGTGGCGCCTGCGCCCTGGTGTTTGGCATCACGGCCCTGGGCCGCAGCATCAACCCCTTGACCCTCATCCTGGCCGGGGCGGCGCTGACTGCCCTGTTGTCCTCCTTGAGCGCGGGCCTGGTGCTGCGCGACGCCTTTGCCTTAGACAAGCTGCGCTTCTGGACCATCGGTTCCGTCGCGGGCGCAGACATGCGTACTGCGGTGCTGACCGCCATCGTTTTGACCATTGCCGTGGCTGGCGCCTGCGCGCTCTCCCCCACGCTCAACCTCTTGGCCTTAGGCGATGCTGTGGCTTCTGGTCTGGGCACTTCCGTGGGCGCCGCGCGCCTGGGCGCCCTCGGACTTGTGGCGGTACTCGCCGGGGTGTCCACCGCGGCGGCCGGCCCGATCGCCTTTTTGGCCCTGGTGGTCCCCCACCTGCTGCGTCCGCTGTGTGGCTCGGACCACCGGGCCTTGGTGCCGCTGAGCGCCGTGGGCGGGGCCTGCCTGTTGACTAGCGCGGACATCGTTGGCCGCCTGGTCATCCCCCACGGTGAGGTTGAGGTGGGCGTGGTGCTCGCCCTGGTTGGCGCCCCGCTGTTTATGTGGGTGGTCCGCCGGAGGGTGGTCAGCCCCGCATGA